Proteins encoded together in one Actinomycetota bacterium window:
- the mgtA gene encoding magnesium-translocating P-type ATPase, producing the protein MTATQPTTDTLTTFWAHPAEEVQQQLGSTPQGLTAAEAANRLTKYGPNQLHPPKTAGAFTLFLSQFKSPIILILIVAALVSFFLGERTDTLIILIIVGASGMLGFFQEKGAAEAVEKLISVIEIKADVLREGKQLEVPITSVVPGDITLLNAGDAVPGDCIVLESSSLFVDEAALTGETFPVEKIAGVTAADATLSGRTNAIFSGTHVVSGTARALVAKTGPATEFGKVADRLKLRRPKTEFERGVTRFGYLLMEVTLMLVIFIFAVNVYLKRPVLEAFLFSVALAVGLTPQLLPAIISVNLSHGARRMAQQKVIVKRLASIENFGSMNVFCSDKTGTLTEGKVELQGTLDVDGAGSQKVLLYAYINASFESGFNNPIDEAIRQHGNPDISGYEKLYEIPYDFIRKRLSILVSHNGENLLITKGALKNVLAVCTQVEAQDGSTRKLLSAGVKPEKESANAAVSAEIEQEFEKLSAQGLRVLGVACRVMDGETSITKESEQDMTFLGFITFLDPAKADISKTIERLNSQGVKLKIITGDNSLVAANISRQVGLNSDRVLSGSDLVHMSDSALVHQVDRVDIFAEIDPNQKERIIRSLQKAGNVVGYMGDGINDSPALHAADVSISVDSAVDVAKEAADIVLLEKDLSVLDRGVQEGRSTFANTLKYVFMATSANFGNMFSMAGASLFLPFLPLLATQVLLINFLTDLPELTIATDRVDEELVERPRRWNIPFIREFMVTFGLVSSIFDYMTFGALLLIMNATTEQFRTGWFIESVVSASMIVLVIRTRRPFFKSAPSRYLLLTTILVICGVIILPYTPLGSPFQFVSLPPQFLLMLAVILVLYVLTAEAAKKVFYRVVNF; encoded by the coding sequence ATGACCGCCACCCAACCAACAACCGACACCCTAACCACCTTCTGGGCCCATCCGGCCGAAGAAGTCCAACAGCAACTCGGATCAACCCCCCAAGGCCTGACCGCCGCCGAAGCCGCCAACCGCCTGACCAAATACGGCCCCAACCAGCTACACCCGCCAAAAACCGCTGGCGCCTTCACGCTTTTCCTGTCGCAGTTCAAGAGCCCGATCATCCTTATCCTGATCGTTGCCGCTCTGGTCTCGTTCTTCCTGGGCGAGCGCACCGACACGCTGATTATTTTAATCATTGTCGGAGCCAGCGGCATGCTGGGCTTCTTTCAGGAGAAGGGTGCGGCCGAAGCAGTCGAGAAGCTCATTTCCGTCATCGAGATCAAGGCTGATGTCCTGCGAGAGGGCAAGCAGCTGGAAGTCCCGATTACATCTGTAGTGCCGGGCGACATCACCCTCCTCAACGCCGGCGACGCCGTGCCCGGCGACTGCATCGTCCTCGAATCCAGCAGCCTCTTCGTCGACGAGGCGGCGCTTACCGGCGAGACTTTTCCCGTGGAAAAAATCGCGGGCGTCACCGCCGCGGACGCGACCCTCTCGGGACGCACCAACGCCATCTTTAGCGGTACCCATGTCGTCAGCGGCACGGCCCGGGCGCTCGTGGCCAAGACCGGCCCGGCCACCGAGTTCGGGAAGGTCGCCGACCGGTTGAAACTCCGCCGCCCCAAGACTGAATTCGAGCGCGGCGTCACCCGCTTCGGCTACCTGCTCATGGAAGTCACGCTGATGCTGGTCATCTTCATCTTTGCCGTCAACGTCTACCTCAAACGGCCTGTGCTCGAGGCCTTCCTGTTCTCAGTCGCCCTGGCCGTCGGCCTCACGCCGCAGCTGCTGCCGGCGATCATCAGCGTCAACCTCTCGCATGGCGCCCGCCGCATGGCCCAGCAGAAGGTGATCGTCAAGCGTCTGGCGTCGATCGAGAATTTCGGCAGCATGAACGTCTTCTGCTCGGACAAGACCGGCACGCTCACGGAAGGCAAGGTGGAACTGCAGGGGACGCTCGACGTCGACGGCGCCGGCAGTCAGAAAGTACTGCTGTACGCCTACATCAACGCCTCTTTTGAGAGCGGTTTCAACAATCCGATCGACGAGGCCATCCGCCAGCACGGCAACCCCGATATCTCCGGCTACGAAAAGCTCTACGAGATCCCTTATGATTTCATCCGCAAACGGCTGAGCATCCTCGTCAGCCACAACGGCGAGAATCTGCTGATCACCAAGGGGGCGCTAAAAAATGTGCTGGCAGTGTGCACGCAGGTCGAGGCGCAGGACGGCTCTACCCGGAAACTGTTGTCCGCCGGCGTAAAGCCGGAGAAAGAGTCAGCAAACGCGGCCGTCAGCGCCGAAATCGAGCAGGAATTTGAAAAGCTCTCGGCGCAGGGGCTGCGCGTGCTCGGCGTCGCCTGCCGTGTCATGGACGGCGAGACTTCGATTACCAAGGAATCCGAGCAGGACATGACCTTTCTCGGCTTCATCACTTTCCTCGACCCGGCCAAGGCTGACATCAGCAAAACCATTGAGCGGCTCAACAGCCAGGGAGTGAAACTCAAGATCATCACCGGGGACAATTCACTGGTGGCGGCCAATATCAGCCGGCAGGTCGGGCTCAACAGCGACCGCGTCCTCAGCGGCTCCGACCTGGTACACATGAGCGATTCGGCGCTGGTGCACCAGGTGGACCGGGTCGACATCTTCGCCGAGATCGACCCCAACCAGAAAGAGCGCATCATCCGCTCGCTGCAGAAGGCGGGCAACGTCGTCGGCTACATGGGCGACGGCATCAACGACAGTCCGGCGCTGCACGCCGCCGACGTCAGCATCTCGGTCGACAGCGCCGTGGACGTCGCCAAGGAGGCGGCCGACATCGTCCTGCTGGAGAAAGATCTGAGTGTGCTGGACCGCGGCGTGCAGGAAGGGCGCTCGACCTTTGCCAACACGCTCAAATACGTCTTCATGGCGACCAGCGCCAACTTCGGCAATATGTTCAGCATGGCCGGGGCGTCGCTCTTCCTGCCGTTCCTGCCCCTGCTGGCGACACAGGTGCTGCTGATCAATTTTCTGACGGATCTGCCGGAACTTACTATCGCTACCGACCGGGTCGACGAGGAACTGGTGGAGCGGCCGCGGCGCTGGAATATCCCCTTCATCCGCGAGTTCATGGTGACCTTCGGGCTGGTCAGCTCGATCTTCGATTACATGACCTTTGGTGCGCTGCTTTTGATCATGAACGCCACGACCGAGCAGTTCCGCACCGGCTGGTTCATCGAGTCGGTCGTCTCGGCCTCGATGATCGTGCTGGTCATCCGCACCCGGAGGCCGTTCTTCAAAAGCGCGCCCAGCCGCTATCTGTTGCTGACGACGATCCTGGTCATTTGCGGGGTCATCATTCTTCCCTATACGCCGCTGGGATCGCCATTCCAGTTCGTGTCTCTGCCGCCGCAGTTCCTGCTGATGCTGGCCGTCATCCTGGTGCTCTACGTCCTGACCGCGGAAGCGGCCAAGAAAGTATTTTACAGGGTGGTAAATTTCTGA